From Saccopteryx leptura isolate mSacLep1 chromosome 3, mSacLep1_pri_phased_curated, whole genome shotgun sequence, one genomic window encodes:
- the HEY2 gene encoding hairy/enhancer-of-split related with YRPW motif protein 2 isoform X2 gives MQSSSSVIRSNSPTTTSQIMARKKRRGIIEKRRRDRINNSLSELRRLVPTAFEKQGSAKLEKAEILQMTVDHLKMLQATGGKGYFDAHALAMDFMSIGFRECLTEVARYLSSVEGLDSSDPLRVRLVSHLSTCASQREAAAMTSSLAHHHHPLHPHHWAAAFHHLPTALLQPNGLHTSESTPCRLSSTAEVPPAHGSALLTATFAHADSALRMPSTGSVAPCVPPLSTSLLSLSATVHAAAAAATAAAHSFPLSFAGAFPMLPPNAAAAVAAATAISPPLSVSATSSPQQTSNGTNSKPYRPWGTEVGAF, from the exons AT GCAAAGTTCTAGCTCTGTGATTAGATCAAATTCTCCAACAACAACATCTCAAATTAtggcaagaaagaaaaggagaggg ATAATAGAGAAAAGGCGTCGAGATCGGATAAATAACAGTTTATCTGAGCTGAGGCGATTGGTGCCAACTGCATTTGAAAAACAA GGATCtgcaaaattagaaaaagctgaaatattaCAAATGACAGTGGATCATTTAAAGATGCTTCAGGCCACTGGGGGTAAAG GCTACTTTGATGCACATGCTCTCGCCATGGACTTCATGAGCATTGGCTTCCGGGAGTGCCTAACCGAGGTGGCGAGGTACCTGAGCTCCGTGGAAGGCCTGGACTCCTCGGATCCCCTGCGGGTGCGCCTGGTCTCTCATCTCAGCACGTGCGCCTCGCAGCGGGAGGCGGCGGCCATGACGTCTTCCCtggcccaccaccaccaccccctccatcCGCACCACTGGGCGGCAGCCTTCCACCATCTCCCCACGGCCCTGCTCCAACCCAACGGACTCCACACCTCGGAGTCAACGCCTTGTCGCCTCTCCTCGACTGCAGAAGTGCCTCCTGCCCACGGCTCCGCCCTCCTCACGGCCACGTTTGCCCACGCAGATTCCGCCCTTCGGATGCCATCGACAGGCAGTGTGGCCCCCTGCGTGCCGcccctctccacttctctcttgTCCCTCTCAGCCACTGTCCACGCGGCCGCTGCAGCAGCCACGGCGGCGGCGCACAGCTTCCCTCTGTCCTTCGCGGGGGCCTTCCCCATGCTCCCCCCGAACGCGGCTGCCGCTGTGGCCGCCGCCACAGCCATCAGCCCGCCCTTGTCCGTGTCAGCCACTTCCAGCCCTCAGCAGACAAGCAACGGAACAAACAGTAAACCTTACCGACCCTGGGGGACAGAAGTGGGCGCTTTTTAA
- the HEY2 gene encoding hairy/enhancer-of-split related with YRPW motif protein 2 isoform X1, producing the protein MKRPCEETTSESDMDETIDVGSENNYSGQSSSSVIRSNSPTTTSQIMARKKRRGIIEKRRRDRINNSLSELRRLVPTAFEKQGSAKLEKAEILQMTVDHLKMLQATGGKGYFDAHALAMDFMSIGFRECLTEVARYLSSVEGLDSSDPLRVRLVSHLSTCASQREAAAMTSSLAHHHHPLHPHHWAAAFHHLPTALLQPNGLHTSESTPCRLSSTAEVPPAHGSALLTATFAHADSALRMPSTGSVAPCVPPLSTSLLSLSATVHAAAAAATAAAHSFPLSFAGAFPMLPPNAAAAVAAATAISPPLSVSATSSPQQTSNGTNSKPYRPWGTEVGAF; encoded by the exons ATGAAGCGCCCTTGCGAGGAGACAACCTCCGAGAGCGACATGGACGAGACTATCGACGTGGGGAGCGAGAACAATTACTCAGG GCAAAGTTCTAGCTCTGTGATTAGATCAAATTCTCCAACAACAACATCTCAAATTAtggcaagaaagaaaaggagaggg ATAATAGAGAAAAGGCGTCGAGATCGGATAAATAACAGTTTATCTGAGCTGAGGCGATTGGTGCCAACTGCATTTGAAAAACAA GGATCtgcaaaattagaaaaagctgaaatattaCAAATGACAGTGGATCATTTAAAGATGCTTCAGGCCACTGGGGGTAAAG GCTACTTTGATGCACATGCTCTCGCCATGGACTTCATGAGCATTGGCTTCCGGGAGTGCCTAACCGAGGTGGCGAGGTACCTGAGCTCCGTGGAAGGCCTGGACTCCTCGGATCCCCTGCGGGTGCGCCTGGTCTCTCATCTCAGCACGTGCGCCTCGCAGCGGGAGGCGGCGGCCATGACGTCTTCCCtggcccaccaccaccaccccctccatcCGCACCACTGGGCGGCAGCCTTCCACCATCTCCCCACGGCCCTGCTCCAACCCAACGGACTCCACACCTCGGAGTCAACGCCTTGTCGCCTCTCCTCGACTGCAGAAGTGCCTCCTGCCCACGGCTCCGCCCTCCTCACGGCCACGTTTGCCCACGCAGATTCCGCCCTTCGGATGCCATCGACAGGCAGTGTGGCCCCCTGCGTGCCGcccctctccacttctctcttgTCCCTCTCAGCCACTGTCCACGCGGCCGCTGCAGCAGCCACGGCGGCGGCGCACAGCTTCCCTCTGTCCTTCGCGGGGGCCTTCCCCATGCTCCCCCCGAACGCGGCTGCCGCTGTGGCCGCCGCCACAGCCATCAGCCCGCCCTTGTCCGTGTCAGCCACTTCCAGCCCTCAGCAGACAAGCAACGGAACAAACAGTAAACCTTACCGACCCTGGGGGACAGAAGTGGGCGCTTTTTAA